A window from Hoeflea sp. IMCC20628 encodes these proteins:
- a CDS encoding endonuclease domain-containing protein — MPHGKVPPHLRRNARRMRRAMTEAELKLWNELRAHRLMGLGFRRQLPIGRYIVDFACPEHKLIVEVDGSQHAENQSHDQARTVYLEKQGWKVVRFWNGDVLTDIDNVCTHILRLIGSTDDDH; from the coding sequence TTGCCGCACGGGAAAGTGCCGCCGCATCTCAGACGCAATGCGCGCCGTATGCGCCGTGCCATGACCGAGGCCGAGCTCAAGCTGTGGAATGAACTGCGGGCCCATCGGCTGATGGGCCTGGGTTTTCGGCGGCAATTGCCGATCGGCCGCTATATCGTCGATTTTGCCTGCCCGGAGCACAAGCTCATCGTCGAAGTCGATGGCAGCCAGCACGCTGAAAATCAATCCCATGATCAGGCGCGAACTGTCTATCTCGAAAAACAGGGATGGAAGGTTGTTCGCTTCTGGAACGGTGATGTGCTCACCGATATCGACAATGTCTGCACGCATATCCTGCGTTTGATCGGGAGCACAGACGATGACCACTGA
- a CDS encoding VOC family protein: MLDHVSLSVADIERAKRFYAAILAELGMELVGEVTAEQSGSVAHAGFGIGRKGQLWLAEDGPQTPSAHICFRADSRKAVRAFHATGLANGGSDNGAPGIREIYHPEYYAAFVTDPEGHNIEAVCFEPEDEE; the protein is encoded by the coding sequence ATGCTGGATCATGTCAGCCTCAGCGTTGCCGACATAGAGAGGGCCAAGCGGTTCTACGCGGCCATTCTTGCCGAGCTTGGCATGGAGCTGGTCGGCGAGGTGACGGCGGAGCAATCCGGGTCGGTGGCCCATGCCGGGTTTGGCATTGGCCGCAAGGGGCAGCTCTGGCTGGCCGAGGACGGTCCGCAGACACCGTCGGCGCATATCTGTTTCCGCGCAGACTCGCGCAAGGCGGTTCGCGCCTTTCATGCGACCGGTCTTGCCAATGGCGGGAGCGACAATGGTGCGCCGGGCATTCGCGAGATCTATCATCCGGAATACTACGCGGCTTTTGTCACCGACCCGGAAGGCCATAACATCGAGGCCGTCTGCTTTGAGCCGGAGGACGAGGAATGA
- a CDS encoding GFA family protein, with amino-acid sequence MTRVHSGGCQCGAVRYSIEGELEYPHLCHCRMCQKAAGNYFMPLGFAPEETLTITRGQPGLFQSSDPVRRGFCRDCGTPLFFDTLQSDGMAVTLGSLDDPAVFPPVSQDGIETRMPFHAALGSLPGKNVDRDDLPGGIESIASTNHQHPDYDSGTWPIEDKS; translated from the coding sequence ATGACGAGAGTTCACTCCGGCGGCTGCCAGTGCGGTGCGGTGCGTTACAGCATTGAGGGCGAACTCGAGTATCCGCATCTGTGCCATTGCCGCATGTGCCAGAAGGCGGCGGGGAACTATTTCATGCCGCTCGGGTTTGCACCGGAGGAAACTCTGACCATCACCCGTGGCCAGCCGGGCTTGTTTCAGTCTTCCGATCCGGTGCGGCGCGGGTTTTGCCGAGATTGCGGCACACCGCTGTTTTTCGACACACTGCAATCGGATGGTATGGCGGTGACGCTTGGCAGCTTGGATGATCCGGCGGTGTTCCCCCCGGTGTCGCAGGACGGGATTGAAACACGCATGCCGTTTCATGCGGCGCTCGGCAGCCTGCCGGGGAAAAATGTCGACCGTGACGATCTGCCGGGCGGCATCGAGAGCATTGCCTCGACCAACCATCAGCATCCTGATTACGACAGTGGCACTTGGCCGATCGAGGACAAGTCGTGA
- a CDS encoding GFA family protein, which yields MSTQTLSGGCQCGAVRYRITGTTFLPHTCHCRMCQKAGGNYFMALASVAKAGFIVTRGEISWFRSSEPSRRGFCSRCGTPLIYEAVARDNTNVTLGSLDDPLAIRPEHQFGAESRVPFLCEVLSIPTAVSMDDPEEDGVKLAEVASSNHQHPDHDTGVWPMESKP from the coding sequence GTGAGTACTCAAACCTTGAGCGGCGGCTGCCAGTGCGGCGCGGTGCGTTACCGGATTACGGGCACGACCTTCCTGCCACACACCTGCCATTGCCGGATGTGCCAGAAGGCGGGCGGCAATTACTTCATGGCTTTGGCCAGCGTCGCGAAGGCGGGTTTCATCGTCACGCGCGGCGAGATTTCCTGGTTCCGCTCATCTGAGCCTTCGCGGCGCGGGTTTTGCTCCAGGTGCGGAACGCCGCTGATCTATGAAGCCGTGGCTCGTGACAACACCAATGTGACGCTCGGATCGCTCGATGACCCGCTCGCCATCCGTCCGGAGCACCAGTTCGGTGCGGAAAGCCGGGTACCATTCCTGTGCGAAGTCCTGTCCATTCCGACAGCGGTATCCATGGACGATCCCGAAGAGGACGGCGTCAAGCTTGCCGAGGTCGCCTCGAGCAATCACCAGCACCCCGATCACGACACCGGCGTCTGGCCGATGGAGAGCAAGCCATGA
- a CDS encoding GFA family protein, with product MSTETHSGGCQCGAVRFRLSGAPGTSSVCYCRMCQKASASQALALVSVGDASIEWTRGEPTWFQSSNAARRGFCSACGTPLAYDAPDGLALSVLAFDDPDRVAPTIAYGVEAKRIWCDAIPALPERHTLEDPDAVAFLKSLVSFQHPDHDTKTWPERKP from the coding sequence ATGAGCACTGAAACACATTCCGGCGGTTGCCAGTGTGGCGCGGTGCGGTTCCGATTGAGCGGAGCGCCCGGCACATCATCTGTGTGCTATTGCCGGATGTGCCAGAAGGCCTCGGCCAGCCAGGCGCTGGCGCTGGTGTCAGTCGGCGACGCTTCTATCGAATGGACACGCGGCGAGCCAACGTGGTTTCAGAGTTCCAACGCGGCGCGGCGCGGATTTTGCAGCGCCTGCGGAACGCCGCTGGCCTATGATGCGCCGGACGGGCTGGCGCTGTCGGTGCTGGCTTTTGACGATCCCGACAGGGTGGCACCAACGATTGCCTATGGTGTCGAGGCCAAGCGAATCTGGTGCGACGCGATCCCGGCTCTGCCCGAGCGGCATACGCTTGAAGATCCGGACGCGGTGGCGTTTCTAAAATCGCTGGTCAGTTTTCAGCATCCCGACCATGACACGAAAACCTGGCCGGAGCGGAAGCCGTGA
- the pip gene encoding prolyl aminopeptidase, translated as MSALRGFYPEIEPFETGFLDTGDGHQVYWERVGTRGGKPAVFLHGGPGGGFGAVHRRLFDPALYDVILFDQRGCGRSTPFAALENNTTWDLVADIERLRDMAGFDQWLVFGGSWGSTLALAYAETHPAHVSELVLRGIYTLTKAELDWYYQVGVSEMFPDKWERFLAPIPEAERGSLMTAYRKRLIGDDRDQQMKAAKAWSAWEGETITLLPEPSTSDKFHEDQFALAFARIENHFFVHGGWLEEGQLLRDAHKLADIDGVIVHGRYDMPCPARIAWQLHKAWPRAGFHLIEGAGHAFSEPGILDQLIRATDRFAGKADA; from the coding sequence ATGAGTGCATTGCGTGGATTTTATCCGGAGATCGAACCATTCGAGACCGGCTTTCTCGATACTGGCGACGGCCATCAGGTCTATTGGGAGCGGGTCGGCACCAGGGGCGGCAAGCCCGCCGTGTTTCTCCATGGCGGCCCGGGCGGTGGCTTTGGCGCGGTGCATCGGCGGCTGTTTGATCCGGCACTTTACGATGTGATCCTGTTTGACCAGCGTGGCTGCGGCCGCTCGACGCCATTTGCGGCGCTGGAGAACAACACCACCTGGGATCTGGTCGCCGATATCGAACGGCTGCGAGACATGGCAGGTTTTGATCAATGGCTGGTGTTCGGCGGCTCTTGGGGCTCGACGCTGGCGCTGGCCTATGCGGAAACCCATCCAGCCCATGTCAGTGAGCTTGTGCTGCGCGGCATCTACACGCTGACCAAGGCGGAGCTCGACTGGTATTATCAGGTCGGCGTCTCGGAGATGTTTCCCGACAAGTGGGAGCGCTTCCTGGCACCGATCCCGGAAGCCGAGCGCGGCAGTCTGATGACGGCCTATCGCAAGCGGCTGATTGGCGATGATCGGGATCAGCAGATGAAAGCTGCCAAAGCCTGGAGCGCCTGGGAAGGCGAGACCATCACGCTGCTGCCGGAACCATCAACCAGCGACAAGTTTCACGAGGACCAGTTCGCTTTGGCGTTTGCGCGGATCGAGAATCATTTCTTCGTTCATGGCGGCTGGCTGGAGGAGGGGCAATTGCTGCGCGATGCCCACAAGCTGGCCGACATCGACGGCGTCATCGTCCATGGCCGCTACGACATGCCGTGCCCGGCGCGGATTGCCTGGCAGTTGCACAAGGCTTGGCCGCGCGCCGGTTTCCACCTCATTGAGGGAGCCGGCCACGCATTTTCCGAGCCAGGAATTCTCGATCAACTGATCCGCGCTACTGACAGATTTGCGGGGAAAGCCGATGCTTAA
- the cimA gene encoding citramalate synthase, whose translation MTKQRIYLFDTTLRDGQQTPGIDFSVDDKIAIANMLDQFGIDYVEGGYPGANPTDTAFFAKNRTEKATFVAFGMTKRAGVSASNDPGLAGLIQASGDAVCLVAKSWDYHVKVALGCTNEENLQSISESVQAVISAGKEALVDCEHFFDGYKANRAYAVACAKAAHDAGARWIVLCDTNGGTQPSEITRIIAEMINEGIPGDRLGIHAHNDTGQAVANTLAAVEAGVRQIQGTLNGIGERCGNANLITLIPTLMLKPAFADRFETGVPAANLEGLTGLSHAFDELLNRSPPTQSPYVGASAFATKAGIHASALLKDPRTYEHVPPESVGNFRKVMVSDQGGKSNFINVLKRRGIAVAKDDPKLDHLISIVKEREATGYAYEGADASFELLAHRTLGRVPEFFSVTSFRVMVERRFNAMGQITTVSEAVVKLVVDGIEMMSVAEGHGPVNALDIALRKDLGVYQSEIADLELVDYKVRILNGGTEAVTRVLVESADGDGARWWTVGVSDNIIDASFQALMDSIVFKLMKNRDMAGKVAAE comes from the coding sequence GTGACCAAGCAACGCATCTACCTGTTCGACACCACGCTGCGCGACGGTCAGCAGACGCCGGGGATCGATTTTTCCGTCGACGACAAGATCGCCATCGCCAATATGCTGGACCAGTTCGGCATCGATTACGTCGAGGGCGGCTATCCCGGCGCCAACCCGACCGACACGGCATTCTTTGCCAAGAACCGCACTGAAAAGGCCACGTTCGTGGCGTTCGGAATGACCAAGCGGGCAGGCGTTTCGGCATCCAACGATCCCGGGCTGGCCGGTTTGATCCAGGCGTCCGGCGATGCAGTCTGCCTGGTGGCCAAAAGCTGGGATTATCACGTGAAAGTGGCGCTCGGCTGCACCAACGAGGAAAACCTGCAATCGATCTCGGAGTCAGTGCAGGCCGTCATCAGTGCGGGCAAGGAGGCGCTGGTTGACTGCGAGCACTTTTTTGACGGCTACAAGGCCAATCGCGCCTATGCGGTGGCCTGCGCCAAGGCGGCGCATGATGCCGGCGCGCGCTGGATTGTGCTTTGCGACACCAATGGCGGTACCCAGCCGTCCGAGATCACCCGGATCATCGCGGAGATGATCAACGAAGGCATACCGGGTGACCGGCTCGGCATTCACGCCCACAATGACACCGGCCAGGCAGTGGCCAATACGCTTGCCGCCGTGGAAGCCGGCGTGCGCCAGATCCAGGGTACGCTCAACGGCATCGGCGAGCGCTGCGGCAATGCCAATCTGATCACGCTGATCCCGACCCTGATGCTCAAGCCTGCCTTCGCAGACCGTTTTGAAACCGGTGTTCCTGCGGCAAACCTTGAAGGGTTGACCGGGCTCAGCCACGCATTCGATGAACTGCTCAACCGGTCGCCGCCGACCCAGTCGCCCTATGTCGGGGCTTCGGCATTCGCCACCAAGGCCGGCATTCATGCCTCGGCACTGCTGAAAGACCCGCGCACCTACGAGCATGTGCCGCCGGAAAGTGTCGGCAATTTCCGCAAGGTGATGGTCTCCGATCAGGGTGGCAAATCGAACTTCATCAATGTGCTCAAGCGGCGCGGCATTGCAGTCGCCAAGGATGATCCGAAGCTCGATCACCTGATCAGCATCGTCAAGGAGCGCGAGGCCACCGGCTATGCCTATGAAGGCGCCGATGCGAGCTTCGAGCTGTTGGCGCACCGCACGCTGGGCAGGGTGCCGGAGTTCTTCTCGGTCACTAGTTTCCGGGTGATGGTGGAGCGCCGGTTCAACGCGATGGGGCAGATCACGACGGTCTCGGAAGCCGTGGTCAAACTGGTGGTCGACGGCATCGAGATGATGTCGGTGGCCGAAGGCCATGGTCCGGTCAATGCGCTCGATATCGCGCTTCGCAAGGACCTCGGTGTCTATCAGTCGGAGATCGCTGATCTCGAACTGGTCGATTACAAGGTGCGCATCCTCAATGGCGGCACCGAGGCGGTTACCCGGGTGCTGGTCGAATCCGCCGATGGCGATGGCGCCCGCTGGTGGACCGTCGGCGTGTCCGACAACATCATAGACGCCTCGTTCCAGGCGCTGATGGATTCGATCGTCTTCAAGCTGATGAAGAACCGCGACATGGCGGGCAAGGTGGCGGCGGAGTAG
- the rarD gene encoding EamA family transporter RarD, producing MATKTAPAPYDEDTPRGFAFALVAYLLWGFLPFYMKAVAHIPAFEVVAHRVVWSVPIAAIVLILLGRTQDIRAAFKSPRTMGMALITAALITVNWSIYVWSIGAGRAIETALGYYINPLFSIFLGAILLKESLDGRQKIAIALAVVAVALLAWESGGLPWVSVGLAISWGFYAFFKKSLPVGPNQGFFLEVLVLTIPALGYITYTEFNGTGHFGDTGMTDMLLLMGCGVVTAVPLMIYANGAKLLRLSTIGIMQYIAPTIIFIIAVFIFKEPFGPYKLAAFLLIWIALAIYTSSLLRSRKARLAAAAAVTSV from the coding sequence ATGGCAACCAAAACCGCACCGGCGCCTTATGATGAAGACACGCCGCGTGGATTTGCTTTCGCGCTGGTGGCTTATCTGCTGTGGGGATTTCTGCCGTTCTACATGAAGGCGGTTGCGCATATTCCGGCCTTCGAGGTGGTGGCGCACCGGGTGGTCTGGTCGGTGCCGATCGCTGCGATTGTGCTGATTTTGCTGGGCCGGACCCAGGATATCCGTGCTGCATTCAAGTCGCCTCGCACGATGGGCATGGCGCTGATCACAGCGGCGCTGATCACGGTCAACTGGAGCATCTATGTCTGGTCGATTGGTGCGGGCAGGGCGATCGAGACCGCACTCGGCTATTACATCAACCCGCTGTTTTCGATCTTCCTCGGTGCAATTTTGCTGAAGGAAAGTCTCGACGGGCGTCAGAAAATTGCCATCGCGCTTGCAGTCGTCGCCGTCGCATTGCTGGCCTGGGAATCAGGCGGTTTGCCCTGGGTGTCTGTCGGTCTGGCGATAAGCTGGGGGTTTTATGCGTTTTTCAAGAAGTCGCTTCCGGTCGGCCCCAATCAGGGCTTCTTTCTGGAAGTGCTGGTGCTGACTATCCCCGCACTGGGCTACATTACCTATACCGAGTTCAACGGCACCGGTCATTTCGGAGATACCGGAATGACGGATATGCTGCTTCTGATGGGCTGTGGCGTGGTCACGGCGGTGCCGCTGATGATTTACGCCAATGGCGCCAAGCTGCTGCGGCTTTCGACCATCGGGATCATGCAATACATTGCCCCGACGATTATCTTCATCATCGCGGTGTTCATCTTCAAGGAGCCGTTCGGTCCCTACAAGCTGGCGGCGTTCCTGCTGATCTGGATTGCGCTGGCAATCTACACGTCGTCACTGTTGCGCAGCCGCAAGGCGCGCCTGGCTGCGGCGGCGGCCGTCACATCCGTTTGA
- a CDS encoding TIGR00730 family Rossman fold protein, with amino-acid sequence MNTHPAGIKSICVYCGSQPGRDPAYREAAQILGRSMAENGIDLIYGGGTKGIMGAVADAVMSNGGKAIGIIPEFLMDKEASEEDLGRLSELHVTKDMHERKHMMFERSDAFVTLPGGIGTLEEIIEIMTWAQLGRHTKPMVFANINGFWDPLNSLIGHMTGEGFIHTAHLVQPMVINTAEAIVPAILAKALSGTDEGEPELIKRM; translated from the coding sequence ATGAACACACATCCTGCCGGCATCAAATCCATCTGCGTCTACTGCGGCTCACAGCCGGGTCGCGACCCCGCCTATCGGGAAGCGGCTCAAATTCTGGGCCGGTCCATGGCCGAAAACGGCATAGACCTGATCTATGGTGGCGGAACCAAGGGCATCATGGGCGCGGTTGCCGATGCGGTGATGTCCAACGGCGGCAAGGCCATCGGCATCATTCCGGAATTCCTGATGGACAAGGAGGCTTCGGAAGAAGACCTCGGCCGGTTGAGCGAATTGCATGTCACAAAGGACATGCACGAACGCAAGCACATGATGTTTGAACGTTCCGATGCTTTCGTCACATTGCCGGGCGGCATCGGAACACTCGAGGAAATCATCGAGATCATGACCTGGGCGCAGCTTGGCCGGCATACCAAGCCGATGGTATTTGCCAACATCAACGGCTTTTGGGACCCGTTGAATTCCCTGATCGGTCACATGACCGGTGAAGGCTTCATCCACACCGCGCATCTGGTTCAGCCGATGGTGATCAACACGGCCGAAGCCATCGTGCCCGCCATTCTGGCCAAGGCCCTGAGCGGCACGGATGAAGGCGAACCGGAGTTGATCAAACGGATGTGA
- a CDS encoding Ig-like domain-containing protein: MINFGAGLAKIAGAVKMGAALPAIAGVIVAAAVGTYYVAPQFLNSDKETASQPAQVSSLMGGDSAATDAPLAEAPAETSDTTTDGSTDAAATADSVESPSFDLLRVEQDGSTVIAGKAEPGTKLDIMSDGTVVASTSVGVSGDFAAVLDTPLAAGDHLLTLRNVSEDGAVRQSEEIATVSVPHAAGGELLAMVSKPGEASRIMAQPVAPADEISEEVAAPEPVADVAEAATDDATGEPAETATNETAAADQQAEAAPEQIVAGTASDEQSAIETPALPDAAGLLTTSAPEVAVNNEATAEIANTENPAPAEQDADVEVAMVAPDPVAEPKAAEIPSDSTVRVDAVEIEGDRIFIAGSATPGYPVRVLADGVVIGTEKADESGRFIVESTGELAVGDHIISAELLDRDEQTVLLRATVPFNRPAGEALAAVAPPEPAMAKTSDNEVATSADSTSGASSGVDMPDTLIRPDIVSISKMREASFEALTVLEQMVSASDADAAAVSTALADTVTKLKAAAMAELPADSSDEASAMAESMRAQANAALSVLMPLADGERDLLADPAKTSEMLKQAGSGLSEPSRSDIAAANAPDPATDANGQSGEPRTIVQAPLASTPGAVIIRRGDTLWQISRRTYGQGVRYTTIYVANKSQIQDPDRIKPGQVFSVPDSPLENAEELHKQLLDGGNKS; the protein is encoded by the coding sequence ATGATCAATTTTGGTGCCGGTTTGGCGAAGATCGCCGGTGCGGTGAAAATGGGCGCAGCTTTGCCGGCGATTGCGGGTGTAATCGTTGCAGCGGCTGTCGGCACCTATTACGTCGCGCCCCAGTTCCTCAACTCAGACAAAGAGACCGCATCTCAGCCTGCGCAAGTGTCCAGTCTGATGGGCGGCGATTCAGCGGCCACCGATGCGCCTCTCGCCGAAGCGCCGGCAGAGACGTCCGATACGACTACGGATGGTTCGACTGATGCGGCAGCAACTGCCGACAGTGTGGAGTCGCCGAGCTTTGATCTGCTCAGGGTCGAGCAGGACGGCTCCACGGTGATTGCCGGAAAGGCAGAACCCGGGACAAAGCTTGATATCATGAGCGACGGAACTGTTGTTGCTTCGACCTCGGTCGGGGTTAGCGGAGATTTCGCAGCTGTTCTCGACACGCCTTTGGCTGCAGGTGACCACCTGTTGACGCTTCGCAACGTCAGCGAAGACGGTGCAGTGCGCCAATCCGAGGAAATTGCCACGGTTTCGGTCCCGCATGCTGCCGGCGGCGAATTGCTGGCGATGGTCAGCAAGCCGGGTGAGGCGAGCCGGATCATGGCCCAGCCGGTCGCACCGGCTGATGAAATATCCGAAGAAGTGGCTGCGCCCGAACCGGTGGCAGATGTCGCCGAGGCTGCTACTGACGACGCAACGGGTGAACCCGCGGAAACCGCGACGAACGAAACCGCCGCTGCGGACCAGCAGGCAGAGGCCGCGCCTGAGCAAATCGTGGCCGGTACGGCCAGTGACGAGCAGTCTGCAATCGAAACGCCCGCGCTGCCTGACGCCGCAGGGCTTTTGACGACCTCGGCGCCCGAGGTTGCGGTAAACAACGAAGCCACAGCCGAAATCGCCAACACAGAGAACCCCGCACCGGCTGAGCAGGACGCGGATGTGGAGGTTGCCATGGTGGCGCCCGATCCCGTTGCAGAGCCCAAGGCGGCTGAAATTCCGTCAGATTCCACTGTCCGCGTCGATGCCGTCGAGATCGAGGGCGATCGCATTTTCATCGCCGGTTCGGCGACGCCGGGATATCCGGTGAGGGTCCTGGCCGATGGTGTCGTGATCGGCACTGAAAAGGCTGACGAGTCCGGACGCTTCATTGTCGAATCCACTGGCGAACTGGCCGTTGGTGACCACATCATCAGCGCCGAGCTGCTGGACCGTGATGAGCAAACCGTGCTGTTGCGCGCCACTGTGCCGTTCAACCGTCCGGCGGGTGAGGCCTTGGCAGCCGTGGCGCCTCCGGAACCGGCAATGGCAAAGACGTCTGACAATGAAGTGGCGACGTCCGCAGATTCGACATCAGGTGCTTCTTCCGGCGTGGACATGCCAGACACGCTAATTCGGCCGGATATCGTCAGCATTTCCAAAATGCGCGAAGCTTCCTTCGAAGCGTTGACGGTGCTGGAGCAGATGGTTTCCGCCTCCGACGCGGATGCCGCCGCCGTGTCGACAGCACTTGCTGACACGGTCACCAAGCTCAAGGCTGCGGCGATGGCTGAACTGCCCGCCGACAGCAGCGACGAGGCTTCGGCGATGGCCGAATCGATGCGGGCTCAAGCCAATGCGGCGCTTTCGGTGCTCATGCCGCTTGCGGATGGCGAGCGTGATCTGCTTGCCGATCCGGCGAAGACGAGCGAGATGCTCAAGCAAGCCGGCTCCGGGCTTTCCGAACCCTCCCGGAGTGACATTGCCGCCGCAAATGCACCGGATCCGGCGACCGACGCCAACGGTCAATCCGGCGAGCCGCGCACCATTGTTCAGGCGCCTCTGGCCTCGACACCTGGTGCGGTTATCATCCGGCGTGGCGACACGCTGTGGCAGATTTCCCGCCGGACCTATGGTCAGGGCGTCCGCTACACCACGATTTATGTCGCCAATAAGTCGCAGATCCAGGATCCGGACCGGATCAAGCCAGGACAGGTGTTTTCGGTTCCCGACAGTCCGCTGGAAAATGCCGAAGAACTGCACAAGCAATTGCTGGATGGCGGCAACAAGTCCTGA
- a CDS encoding metalloregulator ArsR/SmtB family transcription factor, translated as MNVSEPQFDVRDDAVARKLAALAHPARLRLLRHLGATDSCCVKDLTGQAGLAQSTVSQHLKVLVEADLVSFRAERQCSRYTVNAEALRELASIIGQTLDHCCGGGCCAAQDDENSNIERQADAPAA; from the coding sequence ATGAATGTATCTGAACCCCAATTCGACGTCCGCGATGATGCGGTGGCGCGCAAGCTGGCAGCACTGGCGCATCCGGCGCGGCTGCGTTTGCTCAGGCATCTGGGCGCCACCGACAGCTGTTGCGTCAAGGATCTGACTGGACAGGCCGGCCTGGCGCAATCGACGGTCTCGCAGCATCTCAAGGTGCTTGTCGAGGCCGATCTGGTCAGCTTCCGGGCCGAGCGGCAATGCTCCCGCTACACCGTCAACGCCGAAGCCCTGCGCGAACTTGCGAGCATCATCGGGCAAACACTAGATCATTGTTGCGGCGGCGGCTGTTGCGCGGCCCAGGATGACGAAAATTCGAATATCGAACGGCAGGCAGACGCACCGGCGGCCTGA